A genome region from Microcella alkaliphila includes the following:
- a CDS encoding epimerase, producing the protein MTPRVVIAGASGFIGDAVARDYADRGWQIVTIGRRGPVAWSDEAAVIEAVDGADTLINLAGRSVNCRYTAKNRADILSSRVDTTRQLNAAVRAVDHPPRLWLNASTATIYRHATDRPQTESEGDIGTRFSEQVASAWESALFDGDLPGTRRVALRLSIVFGADGGALPPIVRLARLGLGGPQHDGPWMSTPSRRAAGIHLQPGTSGGRQMVSWIHIDDVIAALRFLDARDDIAGAVNITAPRPVDNRTLMKTVRHRVGRPIGLPAFRFMLEPAMAVLRTEPELVLKSRWVLPERLEEAGFSFAYPDLDEALASILNRA; encoded by the coding sequence GTGACGCCGCGCGTCGTGATCGCCGGGGCATCCGGCTTCATCGGCGATGCGGTCGCCCGCGACTACGCGGACCGCGGCTGGCAGATCGTGACGATCGGCCGCCGCGGTCCCGTCGCGTGGAGCGACGAGGCCGCCGTCATAGAGGCTGTAGATGGCGCTGACACGCTCATCAACCTCGCCGGGCGCAGCGTCAACTGTCGTTACACCGCAAAGAACCGCGCCGACATCCTGTCGTCGCGCGTGGACACGACCCGGCAGTTGAACGCCGCTGTGCGCGCGGTCGATCATCCGCCGCGGCTATGGCTCAACGCGTCGACGGCCACGATCTATCGCCATGCCACCGACCGCCCGCAGACCGAGTCGGAGGGAGACATTGGTACGCGGTTCAGTGAACAGGTTGCGTCGGCCTGGGAGTCGGCGCTGTTTGACGGCGACCTTCCTGGCACGCGGCGCGTCGCCCTGCGCTTGTCGATCGTGTTCGGAGCCGACGGGGGAGCGCTACCCCCGATCGTCCGGCTCGCCCGCCTCGGACTCGGCGGACCACAGCACGACGGGCCCTGGATGTCGACCCCGTCACGCCGCGCCGCAGGCATCCATCTGCAGCCCGGCACGTCTGGCGGCCGGCAAATGGTCAGTTGGATTCACATCGACGACGTCATCGCAGCCCTTCGATTTTTGGATGCGCGTGACGACATCGCAGGTGCCGTCAACATCACCGCGCCCCGCCCCGTCGATAACCGCACGCTCATGAAAACCGTGCGCCACCGCGTGGGACGACCGATTGGCCTGCCCGCCTTCCGCTTCATGCTCGAGCCGGCGATGGCGGTGCTGCGCACCGAGCCGGAGCTGGTGCTGAAGAGCCGGTGGGTGCTTCCCGAGCGGCTCGAAGAAGCGGGATTCTCGTTCGCGTATCCGGACCTCGATGAGGCGCTCGCGAGCATCCTGAATCGGGCGTAG